The Streptomyces sp. NBC_01268 genome segment GCCATGGGAGTCACGTCCCTCTCATCGCCCGAACCGGCATCCCGGTGGCCCGAGAAAACAAACCTGGGGGTACCAATTTTCCGGCAGCAGGAAGATACCCGAAGCCTTGTTCGCAGTGAACCCAACCATCTCACGTATTGGACAGAAGCCGCTCCCACCTGCGAGGACGCCCGCACGGGCGGGGCACAGAACGTCAGGTCGCCCCAATCCCCGCACCGCCGCGCGCCCCTGACGCCCTTTCACCGTCACTCAGGGCGACGAAAAAACAGACCTTTCGGTCCGCGATCGACGGGTGGCATCGGCCGACGGCCTCGCCTCAGCCGATGACGGCGGACCCGGTGAGCAGTCCGAAGGACCCGAGCACGAACAGCGTGCGCACCCGGTGGAAACCGTTCCAGCGCTTCTCGAAGGCCGCCCGCACGTCACCCGCCGGCTCACCGCCCGACCCGGAGGCCGCCAAGGCGGAGTTGAGCGGGATGTTGCCGCCGACGGTGACCAGGTGGTTGGCCACGGCACACACGGCTCCGGCCAGGACCAGCCACTTCTGGGTGTCGGTCCGCCCGTCGACGGGGACGAACAGGGCGGCCGCGGGGAAGACCGCGACCCCCAGGAAGACGAGGAGGAACACCGGCCGCGGCACGTACTCGTTGATCCGCCGCATGGCCCGGACGAACTCCTCGTCGGGGAGCCGGGCGAGGGCGGGCATGACGCCGGTCTGGAAGATCAGCATGAATCCGGCGTAGAGCCCGGTGGAGACGACGGCGAGGGCGAGCATCAGGGCGGCCATGGGGCCATGATGGCGGACCGGCAGGGGGTACGGGAGGTGCGGGAGGGCGCAGAGTACACCCCCTGCGCCTCCCGCCACCACCCGGGATCAGCGGGCGTACGGATCCCCGCCCTCGGTCCCGCCCTCGGTCCCCTTCTCGTCCCCGCCCCGGGATCCGGCTCCCAGCGAGTCCGCCTGACGGATCGCCCGGGCGAGCTCCTGTACGGACGCCGAACGGGCCCGCTCGGCGAGCGCTTCCGCGCGGGAGGCGAGCCGCGGGAGGGCGGGAGCGCCCGGCAGCCGGCCACCGCGCAGCCGGTCGGCGAAGTAGGCGGCGATCGCGGTCAGTTGCAGGCTGTCGTGCCCGGCCCCCCACAGGGGTGCGGTGAGAGCGGCGGAGTCCACCGCGCCGGAGCGCTCGTGCGGGGCGCGGGTGACGGGGTCGAGCCAGCGGACGGTGGCGGTGGCGACCCGCCCGCTCCTCCCGGGCCTGAGCCTGACCGAGTACAGCGCGGTGACGGTGTGCCCGGCGCCGATCTCGCCGCCGTCGACGCGGTCGTCGCGGAAGTCCTCGTCGGCGACCTTGCGGTCGTCGTAGCCGACGAGCCGGAAGCTCTCGACGGTCTTCGGGTCGAAGGCGACCTGCGCCTTGGCGTCGCGGGCGCGCAGCTCGATGTGGCCGGGGAGCTGGTCGACGAAGACCTTGCGGGCCTGCTCGGGGGTGGCGACGTACGTGGTGTGCCCGTCCCCCTTGTCGGCGAGCCGCTCCATGAACGCGTCCCCGTACTCGCTCCCCACGCCGACCCCGAA includes the following:
- a CDS encoding anthrone oxygenase family protein, translated to MAALMLALAVVSTGLYAGFMLIFQTGVMPALARLPDEEFVRAMRRINEYVPRPVFLLVFLGVAVFPAAALFVPVDGRTDTQKWLVLAGAVCAVANHLVTVGGNIPLNSALAASGSGGEPAGDVRAAFEKRWNGFHRVRTLFVLGSFGLLTGSAVIG